One genomic segment of Kogia breviceps isolate mKogBre1 chromosome 11, mKogBre1 haplotype 1, whole genome shotgun sequence includes these proteins:
- the CEP68 gene encoding centrosomal protein of 68 kDa isoform X4 yields the protein MEETRLSASEELPQTRTIPRTTALCSGHDADTEDDPSPVESPQELDRSPQSHVSGFPFPSRWTPAVSPGATAPQSSSCSVSTSSPGSSLQGHQEKAEPQSCSLAKVSSSLELAVPPSAPSVVGLGPRLQWSPQPVSSGGDAPRLGRRRLSFQAEYWACVLPDSLPPSPDRHSPLWSPNKEYEDLLDYTYPLRPRPQLPKHLDSRVLAEPVLQDSGVDLDSFSVSPASTLKSPTNVSHSCPPAEAAALLFSGPREPVLKRWPSGVPQKQGSVGLASCSPIASTPRAPGSRDTPWESREPALRGMKHWPPVGKHLELGSPHLRTWDRGWPSPRLEREKGASQGIGRFACMESGWKPQEEAESDDEYLALPSRLTQVSSLVSYLGCIPTLVPLPTDAAEGQRSLDVSDSDGPVSLPSDSSQSQLPSGAALRGSRSPEDHNHCLLRSFIRARGSAGEGSLVNSQALGVSSGPLRTCASLPAMLDQRSFSDPDAEGQPPRKGGEQGKESLVQCVKTFCCQLEELIRWLYNVADAADHLTASRSSLTGLKSSLQLYRQFKKDIDEHQSLTESVLQKGEVLLQCLLDNTPVLKDILGRISRQPSELESHADHLYDTILASLDTLAGCTLIPENTPMAHRNANVKGISLASSQEEM from the exons ATGGAGGAGACTAGGCTTTCTGCCTCAGAGGAGCTACCTCAGACTCGCACCATTCCCAGAACCACCGCTCTTTGCTCAGGACATGATGCTGACACTGAAGATGACCCGTCCCCAGTCGAGTCGCCGCAGGAGCTAGACCGCAGCCCACAGTCTCACGTCTCAGGGTTCCCGTTCCCGTCAAGGTGGACACCTGCGGTGAGCCCCGGTGCCACTGCGCCTCAGTCTTCCAGCTGCAGCGTCTCTACCTCATCCCCGGGCAGCAGCCTCCAGGGTCACCAGGAAAAGGCGGAGCCTCAGAGTTGCTCCCTTGCCAAGGTCTCCTCCTCCCTGGAGCTGGCTGTCCCGCCGTCGGCCCCCTCGGTGGTGGGGCTGGGGCCTCGGCTTCAGTGGTCACCCCAGCCAGTGTCCTCAGGGGGCGATGCTCCCAGGCTGGGCAGGAGGCGCCTCTCCTTCCAGGCCGAGTACTGGGCCTGCGTGCTGCCGgattccctgcctccctcccctgacCGCCACTCCCCGCTCTGGAGCCCGAATAAAGAATATGAAGACCTGCTGGACTATACTTACCCCCTCAGGCCCAGGCCTCAGCTCCCAAAACACCTTGACAGCCGCGTGCTGGCTGAGCCTGTCCTGCAGGACTCAGGCGTAGACCTGGATAGCTTCTCTGTCTCCCCAGCAAGCACCCTGAAGTCACCCACTAATGTCTCGCACAGTTGCCCACCAGCAGAGGCCGCTGCCCTGCTGTTCTCAGGGCCCAGAGAGCCAGTCCTTAAGCGGTGGCCCTCTGGAGTACCCCAGAAGCAGGGCAGTGTGGGGTTGGCATCTTGTAGCCCCATTGCCTCTACCCCCAGAGCCCCAGGCAGTAGGGACACTCCTTGGGAAAGCAGAGAGCCAGCCCTGAGGGGCATGAAGCACTGGCCACCTGTGGGCAAGCACCTTGAGCTGGGCTCTCCCCACCTGAGAACATGGGACAGAGGGTGGCCCTCACCCAGGCTGGAAAGGGAGAAGGGGGCCAGCCAGGGTATCGGGCGCTTCGCCTGCATGGAGTCTGGATGGAAACCACAAGAGGAGGCGGAAAGTGATGACGAGTATCTGGCCCTGCCCTCTCGGCTGACACAGGTTTCTAGCTTGGTTTCATATCTGGGTTGCATTCCCACCTTGGTGCCCCTGCCCACTGATGCTGCTGAAGGGCAGAGATCCCTGGATGTGTCAGACAGTGATGGGCCAGTTTCCCTCCCGTCGGACTCCAGCCAAAGCCAGCTTCCCTCTGGGGCTGCCCTCAGAGGGTCTCGAAGCCCTGAGGACCACAACCACTGTTTGCTACGCTCCTTCATCCGTGCAAGGGGCTCAGCGGGAGAGGGCAGTCTTGTGAATAGCCAGGCCCTGGGAGTCTCCTCTGGACCACTGAGAACATGCGCCTCCTTGCCGGCGATGTTGGACCAGCGGTCATTCTCGGATCCGGATGCCGAAGGGCAGCCCCCCAGGAAAGGAGGAGAGCAAGGAAAAGAGTCACTCGTGCAGTGTGTGAAG ACATTTTGCTGTCAGCTGGAAGAGCTGATCCGCTGGCTGTATAATGTAGCAGACGCTGCTGACCACCTGACTGCATCCAGGTCCAGCCTTACAGGCCTCAAGTCTTCTCTGCAGCTTTACCGG CAATTTAAGAAAGATATAGATGAACACCAGTCCCTGACGGAGAGCGTCTTACAGAAAGGGGAGGTTCTACTTCAGTGCCTGTTGGATAATACCCCAG TGTTAAAGGACATCCTCGGGAGGATCTCCAGGCAGCCCAGCGAGCTGGAGAGCCATGCAGATCACCTGTATGACACAATCTTAGCCTCTCTGGACACACTGGCTGGCTGCACCCTCATCCCCGAGAACACACCAATGGCACACAGGAACGCCAATGTGAAGGGGATTAGCCTG gcATCTTCTCAGGAAGAGATGTAA